One Cololabis saira isolate AMF1-May2022 chromosome 12, fColSai1.1, whole genome shotgun sequence DNA window includes the following coding sequences:
- the LOC133456452 gene encoding glutathione hydrolase 7 has protein sequence MHNPASEIVAAYPSGSAVDKDANPETTLGSAYSPVDYMSITSFPRLPEDDLSGENTLKSRKEDDNVLSEQDTDPDLFLKSARLQRLPSSASDLASHDIASLRETNTDPFNEDCACQRDGLTVIITACLTFATGVTVALIMQIYFGDPQVFNQGAVVTDAAQCTSLGFDVLEKQGSSVDAAISAALCLGIVHPHTSGIGGGGVMLVHDIRKNETRVIDFRETAPSGIHEDMLLTNLDLNPGLLVGVPGMLSGMHQAHQLYGRMPWKDVVALAADVARNGFNVTHDLAEALSKVKNQNMSDAFRDLFLPNGHAPLSGLFTQRPDLAAVLDAVAAKGISEFYTGNIAQEMAAAVQARGGILTEEDFGNYSTVLQKPAEITYQGHHVMVAPAPHAGVALISALNILEGYNITSQVPRNSTYHWIAEAVKISLALASGLGDPMFDNSVSEIVAKILSKSQASLLREMINDTQAFPVSHYTSSFTLEDGAAAAQVMVMGPDDHIVSVMGSLNKPFGSGIVTPSGIILNSQILDFSWTNKTLSSSPNPHNNLQPGKRPMSFLMPTVVRPAVGLCGTYVAVGSSNGEKALSGITQVLMNVLSSRKNMSDSLAYGRLHPQLQPNTLLVDSEFLDDDVELLQSKGHKVERTDVLSLVEGTRRTNDLIIGVKDPRSADASALTMSNLP, from the exons ATGCACAATCCTGCTTCAGAGATTGTAGCAGCGTACCCCAGTGGAAGTGCGGTGGATAAAGATGCCAATCCAGAGACAACCTTGGGGAGCGCCTACTCTCCGGTGGACTACATGAGCATCACCAGCTTCCCCAGGCTGCCGGAGGATGACTTGTCCGGGGAAAACACTCTGAAATCTCGCAAGGAGGACGACAACGTCCTGAGTGAACAAGATACAG ACCCGGATCTGTTTCTGAAGTCTGCTCGGCTACAGCGTCTCCCCTCTTCGGCTTCAGACTTGGCGAGCCATGATATTGCATCGCTACGGGAGACCAACACGGATCCCTTTAATGAGGACTGTGCCTGCCAGCGGGATGGACTGACCGTCATCATCACAGCTTGTCTTACCTTTGCTACAGGGGTCACTGTGGCGCTCATCATGCAGATCTACTTTGGAGATCCACAG gTTTTTAATCAAGGTGCGGTTGTGACGGATGCAGCTCAGTGCACATCTCTTGGGTTTGATGTTCTGGAGAAGCAGGGTTCCAGTGTGGACGCTGCCATTTCTGCTGCCCTCTGTTTGGGTATTGTCCATCCTCACACGTCTGGCATAGGGGG AGGTGGCGTTATGTTGGTACACGACATCCGTAAGAATGAGACAAGAGTCATTGACTTCAGGGAGACAGCACCGTCTGGCATCCACGAAGACATGTTGCTTACAAACCTTGATCTTAAT CCCGGCCTGCTCGTGGGCGTTCCAGGTATGCTCAGTGGGATGCATCAGGCACACCAGCTGTATGGCAG GATGCCATGGAAGGATGTGGTTGCCCTGGCAGCAGATGTGGCCAGAAATGGATTCAATGTTACTCATGACTTAG CTGAAGCTCTGTCTAAAGTTAAGAACCAAAACATGTCGGATGCATTCCGGGATTTGTTCCTCCCCAACGGCCATGCTCCTCTTTCTGGATTGTTCACCCAACGCCCTGATTTAGCAGCTGTCCTGGATGCTGTTGCAGCTAAAGGGATATCGGAGTTCTACACTGGGAATATTGCACAGGAAATGGCAGCTGCT GTACAAGCAAGAGGCGGCATACTCACAGAGGAGGACTTTGGAAACTACAGCACAGTCCTACAAAAGCCAGCAGAGATCACGTATCAGG GACATCATGTGATGGTGGCCCCAGCGCCGCATGCAGGCGTTGCTTTGATCTCTGCCCTCAACATCCTGGAAGGCTACAACATCACCAGCCAGGTCCCCAGGAACAGCACCTACCACTGGATTGCAGAG GCTGTAAAGATATCTCTGGCCCTGGCTAGTGGGCTAGGAGACCCCATGTTTGACAACTCCGTCTCGGAGATTGTTGCCAAGATTCTGAG TAAATCACAGGCTTCCCTACTCCGCGAGATGATCAATGACACTCAGGCATTCCCTGTCAGCCATTACACTTCATCATTTACCTTGGAGGACGGGGCTGCAGCTGCGCAGGTTATGGTCATGGGGCCAGATGACCACATTGTATCAGTCATGGG cTCACTAAATAAACCATTTGGCAGTGGGATAGTGACTCCTTCGGGGATCATTTTGAACAGCCAGATCCTGGACTTCTCCTGGACTAATAAAACACTGAGTTCATCACCAAACCCA CATAATAACCTCCAGCCTGGGAAGAGACCCATGTCCTTCCTGATGCCCACAGTGGTGAGGCCAGCCGTGGGACTATGTGGCACTTACGTAGCTGTTGGATCTTCAAATGGAGAGAAAGCCCTCAGTGGCATTACACAG GTGCTGATGAATGTTCTGTCTTCACGTAAAAACATGAGTGACAGTTTAGCATATGGGAGACTGCACCCGCAGCTTCAGCCCAACACCCTCCTCGTGGACT